Part of the Paenibacillus sp. FSL R7-0273 genome is shown below.
GTGACAGCCGCATATTTGGAATCGCGGACCCAGCCGCTGGTCCGGTAGATATTCCGGTCAACCGCCAGCAGCACCAGCGCGGAGAACAGCAGCACCATGGCGGTGCAGGCCAGCAAGCGGATCATCCGGCATTCCTCCTTTATCAAGATAAGATTTAGCTGCCCTTCAAGCCTACTCTCTGCAAATGCATATGAAGGGTGATGTCCACCTTTACCCGGCTGTACAGCTCCTCCCAGTCGTTTTTACCGTGGATATGCTGCTTCCAATAGCCTTGATGATGGGCACGGATCTGCTCGCCCATCCCGAAAATATCCGAATGGTCCTTCTGGGTACGCTCAATCACTCCGCGGACAACCTCGGCAATCTGGATGTTGAATTCCTGCTCGATTTCATGCAGGGCGGCTGAGGAGCTGATTGGCTTATCGCTGTCAAAGTGCTCGTCCAAATCTCCTTCGAAATAGAGCTCGTATTTAAAGTGGGGCGTACCATCCCTGATCGAGCTGGTTGTTTTAGTGAACCGGCGGTTGACTTTAATCATCACGGTACCGAGCTTTTCGGTCCTGAACAAGGTAGAGTAGCCGCCCGGGTCCATGCCCTGTATCGCCATAAAGGCGCCGATTTCCAGCGGCTTAGTTGTATTGATCATCCGGCTGCTGCTGAAATAGGCCAGGCCTTCAATCAGTATATTCTCTTTTTCACGGAGGGCGACGTAAGGAAGGTAGGCGCTTTGTCCCCATTTGGAATCAGCAGACCAGAAGCGGCCGAGATAATCCCGGGGGAACTTCCCCGAAGCGACCGCTTTTTCCATCATGGAAAGAATATAGAGGGTGGGCACCCGCTGTAATGGCGGATCAACATCCATGAAACGGGAGGCTCTGCCCTCCGAGACAAGCATCCAGGTCCTGCGCCGGATTTCGGGATTGCGCCGCAGATAGTCATGCAGCTCATCCATGCGGCCGCGTGCAATAGATTCGCTGATCACGATAACCCGCAGATGCACGAGATACCGCGGATCGGCGATCTGCTGCTGCAGATTGTTCATTGCATCATCCAGCGTATGGCCTGCCACAGTCACTACCCACACGGGACTAGCTTTGGCCCCGTCGCTGGAGCTGCCGCTGCCCGGTCCGAGGGGGACCCGCCCCGGAACCGCAATCTGGGCTGTCACGCTGATACCCCGGCCGGGCAGCTTTGTATTGTCCAGGTGGGTCACCTGCTCTTCCGTTGCCATTTCTTCAGGCGAAGCGTCATCGATGGACAGGCCGAGCACGAGTGCCCGGTCTTCTATTTCTACCTGATCCCAGCAGCCTGTCAGCAGCAGGGCGAGGATAGCCAGGACAAGCACTGCAGGGGCGCAGCTGCGGAGCGGCCTCATTACGCTACACCCCGCTTTCGGGAGCGGCGGAGCAGATACATGCCCCATAACAGGAACAGGTACAGGGACAGGATAATCATGGAAGCAGTACCCAGGGCAAGGGACCAGCTATAGGTCTCGAATACATTGGAAGGGAGAGCGGCAATGATGAAGGTAACCGGCAGGATAAGGGTGGAGCTCATCCGCTGATCCCGGAAGGCGCACAGATGCTGAAGCAGACAAGCGGCCAGATAGTAGGTGCTGTATAAGGTGGTGAAGACCGAAATAACCCACAGGATAATAAAGATAGCGTCCAGCCGTTCCAGAAACCCTTCGCCTACAGCAGCTGAACGTGCGGATTCCAGAGTGGGATAGATCAGCAGCTTCGTTTCCTCGGAGCCGAACAGCCCGATAGCGGCAATAACAATCAGCAGGTAGATAAGACCGGCGATAGCGATGGCAAGAATACCGGCCCGCACGGCCTGCTTCGGCTTCTGCATAAAGGGGACCAGCAGCACGATGATAAAAGAGCTCTGGAACAGGTAGCTGGCCTCCACCGTACCTCTCCAAAACGTTGCCGAAGGCATGACCAGCACCGGCTGCAGATTCAGCAGATCCATATTGCGCATCGACAGCAGCGTGATAAAGAGAATCGGCCCAATAATCAGCGGCAGATAGAAGAAGTGAATATAAGTAAATTTAATGATATTTCTTCTGGAGGAGAGCTGGCAGAGCAGCAGCATCAGGAAAACCGTAGCCTCAATAGGCGTTTTTTTAAAGAGCACGGTGGTTGCGACATCCCCGAACTGGCGTGCGGTGAGCCCTGTCAGCAGGATGAAAATGAGCAGGATCAGCACGGCGAATATGAACGAGAGCGGCTTCCCGATCAGGCGGCGGCTAAAGACAAACAGAGATTCCCGGGGGAAGCGCCGGCATAACGAAGCCAGCAGCCAGAAGCAGATAATGGAGATAGCGATGCCGCAAAAGGCGACAAACGGTGCACCGCTCCCTCCGGCAGCAGCCATGTATCGGGGAAAGCTGAGGATCCCTACTCCGATAATGGTGCTACCGATTACGGCTGCGGTCCGCAGCGTCGTGATCTGACGGGTATTGCTCATCTGCTTCGCCTCCCTGCTGGAGAATCTGGTCTTCGTATGCTGCCGGAACAGACTGCGGGAGTCTCGTGCTGTCCCGGACATGCAGAAAGCTGGGGCGGCGGCGCATCCACCAGAGCGGCGCCCGTACCAGCGTATCCTTCCAGTCCCGCCATTTGCCGGGAATAAACGGGGACATATACGGCACGCCGAAGGACTCCAGGAACAGCAGGTGGTTAATGATGAGGATTGTGCCGATCATAACCCCGTACAGGCCGAACATTCCGGCCAAAAGAATCAGCGGAAACCGCAGCATCCGCAGCGCAATCGCCGCATTATAGGCCGGCGTGGCGAACGAGCCGATGGTCGTCAGCGCCACGATGACAACCGTAATCGGGCTGGCCAGCCCGGCTGCCACCGCAGCCTGGCCGATGACGAGCACGCCGACGATGGACAGGGCGCCGCCGATCATCTGCGGCAGGCGGATGGTTGCCTCGCGCAGCACCTCCATGGATACCTCCATAATCAGCACCTCCAGTACCGCCGGAAACGGAACGCCTGCCCGTCCCCCTGAGATGGCGACAGCGAAGTCTGTAGGCATCAGCTCCGGGTTGAAGGAGATTACAGAAACATAGAGGGCAGGGAAAAACAGCGAGCTGGCCAGGGCAATCAGCCTTATCAGCCGGATCAGGCTGCCCATGATGAACCGCTCGGTGTAATCGTCGACCGTCTGGAAGAACTGGTTGAACAGGGCCGGGACAATGAGTGCAAACGGTGAGCCGTCTACAAGAATTGCAACTCTGCCTTCCAGCAGCGCTGCGACGGTCTTGTCCGGCCGCTCGGTGTTCTGCACCTGCGGAAAAGGAGATAGCGGCTGGTCCTCAATGAACTGCTCAATATAACCGGCATCGATGATCCCGTCGGTCTCAATAATGGAGATTCTGCGCATCGCCTCGGCTACGAGCTGCGGATCGGCGAGGCTGTCGAGGTAACATAAGGCAACCCTTGACCGGGTCCGGGCTCCGAGCGGGCTGATCTCGATCCGCAGATCTGTGCTCTGCAGCCGATAGCGAAGTAAAGCAAGGTTGTTCTCCAGCTTTTCCACATAGCCCTCCCGGGGTCCGCGGATGACCTGCTCCGTCTGCGGCTGGTCTACACCGCGCAGTTCAATCTGCCGCATATCCAGCAAAAGGGCCTCGGGTACGCCGTTTATCAGCAGGGCAAGATTGCCTTTGACGATGGCAGGGGGCAGCTGATCAAGCTTCTGCTCAGAATTGCCCTGTGTGACCTGGATTGCTTTTGTCCAGACATAATGGATGATATGATCAAGATCCTCAGGAGTACCGGGAGGGCTATCCGGGCAGACCAGCAGCGGCTTCAGGATATGCTCCCGGATTTGCTCCTCATTCACAAGTGACGATAAAAAGACCAGTGCAGCCTCATATTGGCCGAACAGCAGGAAATCCCGGATTACCAGGTCTCCGTTATCCCCAAGTATCGTCTGGAGCTGCTCCAGGTTGCCGGTCAGGCTGCGGCTCACGCTGTCATCACCGGAAAGCTGCGGAGAGCCGGACTGCTGCTTATTGAGATAAGAAGTATATTTTTCTTTCCAGGCTTGCAGAGGGTCCGCCTCCTTTGGATTGGCAGTTTAGAAGATCACTATAAAGTCTTGCTTGCAGCTGCTGTTTTTATGTAAGCCTGCGCAGGATCCTCTTAAAGAAGGGTTCTTTCTAGCCGGGCTATGCGGGTATAGTGCCCTGAATAAAGTACATACAGCAGTGTAGAGCAGGTGTTGAATTGTCCTTTCTGCGGTTGCTCAATGCCCCGTTGCCCGGTAAACTAAAGAGAGGATATTATAAGCCGAAGCTTTTGCCGTGAAAGTGATTTTTGGATAAAAAGCGGATTTAATAACGGAGATTCTCAGAAACTTTTAGGAGTTATGATCGCGATGAATATGCAAGCACCTACTATGGAACAGGCGCAGGCTGAACTGCAGAAATATTACGGCTATCCCGATTTCCGGGAAGGCCAGAAAAGAATCGTACAGCATCTGCTCGAAGGCGGCGATACGCTGGGTATTATGCCGACCGGCGGAGGCAAATCGATCTGTTATCAGGTTCCGGCGCTCTTGATGCCGGGGCTGACACTTGTTATCTCGCCGCTGATCTCACTGATGAAGGATCAGGTAGATGCCTTGACCACGGCCGGCATTTCGGCCGCTTATATTAA
Proteins encoded:
- a CDS encoding CLC_0170 family protein produces the protein MIRLLACTAMVLLFSALVLLAVDRNIYRTSGWVRDSKYAAVTGWTCTGAAGLILAGLLIYM
- a CDS encoding Ger(x)C family spore germination protein; the protein is MRPLRSCAPAVLVLAILALLLTGCWDQVEIEDRALVLGLSIDDASPEEMATEEQVTHLDNTKLPGRGISVTAQIAVPGRVPLGPGSGSSSDGAKASPVWVVTVAGHTLDDAMNNLQQQIADPRYLVHLRVIVISESIARGRMDELHDYLRRNPEIRRRTWMLVSEGRASRFMDVDPPLQRVPTLYILSMMEKAVASGKFPRDYLGRFWSADSKWGQSAYLPYVALREKENILIEGLAYFSSSRMINTTKPLEIGAFMAIQGMDPGGYSTLFRTEKLGTVMIKVNRRFTKTTSSIRDGTPHFKYELYFEGDLDEHFDSDKPISSSAALHEIEQEFNIQIAEVVRGVIERTQKDHSDIFGMGEQIRAHHQGYWKQHIHGKNDWEELYSRVKVDITLHMHLQRVGLKGS
- a CDS encoding GerAB/ArcD/ProY family transporter, giving the protein MSNTRQITTLRTAAVIGSTIIGVGILSFPRYMAAAGGSGAPFVAFCGIAISIICFWLLASLCRRFPRESLFVFSRRLIGKPLSFIFAVLILLIFILLTGLTARQFGDVATTVLFKKTPIEATVFLMLLLCQLSSRRNIIKFTYIHFFYLPLIIGPILFITLLSMRNMDLLNLQPVLVMPSATFWRGTVEASYLFQSSFIIVLLVPFMQKPKQAVRAGILAIAIAGLIYLLIVIAAIGLFGSEETKLLIYPTLESARSAAVGEGFLERLDAIFIILWVISVFTTLYSTYYLAACLLQHLCAFRDQRMSSTLILPVTFIIAALPSNVFETYSWSLALGTASMIILSLYLFLLWGMYLLRRSRKRGVA
- a CDS encoding spore germination protein; amino-acid sequence: MSRSLTGNLEQLQTILGDNGDLVIRDFLLFGQYEAALVFLSSLVNEEQIREHILKPLLVCPDSPPGTPEDLDHIIHYVWTKAIQVTQGNSEQKLDQLPPAIVKGNLALLINGVPEALLLDMRQIELRGVDQPQTEQVIRGPREGYVEKLENNLALLRYRLQSTDLRIEISPLGARTRSRVALCYLDSLADPQLVAEAMRRISIIETDGIIDAGYIEQFIEDQPLSPFPQVQNTERPDKTVAALLEGRVAILVDGSPFALIVPALFNQFFQTVDDYTERFIMGSLIRLIRLIALASSLFFPALYVSVISFNPELMPTDFAVAISGGRAGVPFPAVLEVLIMEVSMEVLREATIRLPQMIGGALSIVGVLVIGQAAVAAGLASPITVVIVALTTIGSFATPAYNAAIALRMLRFPLILLAGMFGLYGVMIGTILIINHLLFLESFGVPYMSPFIPGKWRDWKDTLVRAPLWWMRRRPSFLHVRDSTRLPQSVPAAYEDQILQQGGEADEQYPSDHDAADRSRNR